A genomic region of Candidatus Limnocylindrales bacterium contains the following coding sequences:
- a CDS encoding Gfo/Idh/MocA family oxidoreductase, whose amino-acid sequence MSSYSNGVVRIGVLGAGHWGPNLIRNFISNERSRVVAIADTNAGRREAVLARYPGVDGHDRAESLLARDDLDAVVIATPTATHHRLAVAALARGLHVLVEKPLARTTAEAEELGRIAADAGLVLLTGHVFLFHEAVRTVRRLIDDGELGRVQYIQSVRTNLGPIRTDVSALWDLAAHDVSIFHYWLNGLPSRVTGKGGIYVNKGIEDVVFATLEYPGGVLANLHATWLSPNKLRQITVVGEQRMLVFDDMNLAEPVRIYDKGVAPVTEPGCEESYPIVDSFVGFRSSIRDGEISVPLIPAGEPLRAECEHFLDCIVDGARPLSGAAESIAVVRVLEAVERSLRAGSAEQHVS is encoded by the coding sequence TGTCGTCGTATTCGAACGGCGTCGTCCGCATCGGCGTTCTCGGCGCCGGGCACTGGGGGCCGAATCTCATCCGCAATTTCATCAGCAACGAACGGTCACGTGTCGTTGCAATTGCCGATACCAACGCCGGCCGGCGCGAGGCCGTGCTGGCACGCTATCCCGGCGTGGACGGTCACGACCGTGCGGAGTCGCTGCTCGCGCGCGACGACCTCGACGCCGTCGTGATCGCAACGCCGACCGCGACGCATCATCGCCTTGCTGTGGCTGCGCTGGCCCGCGGCCTGCACGTGCTCGTCGAAAAGCCGCTCGCGCGGACGACTGCAGAAGCCGAAGAGCTCGGGCGCATCGCCGCGGACGCAGGGCTCGTGCTGCTGACCGGTCACGTGTTCCTGTTTCACGAAGCCGTGCGTACGGTGCGGCGCCTGATCGACGACGGCGAGCTCGGCCGCGTCCAGTACATCCAGTCGGTGCGCACGAACCTCGGTCCGATTCGTACCGACGTGTCGGCGCTGTGGGACCTTGCCGCGCACGACGTGTCGATCTTCCACTACTGGCTCAACGGGCTTCCGAGTCGCGTCACCGGCAAAGGAGGCATCTACGTGAACAAGGGGATCGAGGATGTGGTGTTTGCGACGCTCGAATATCCCGGAGGCGTTCTCGCCAACCTGCACGCGACTTGGCTGTCGCCGAACAAGCTCCGGCAGATCACCGTGGTCGGGGAGCAGCGCATGCTGGTTTTCGACGACATGAACCTTGCCGAGCCGGTGCGCATCTACGACAAGGGCGTCGCGCCCGTGACCGAACCCGGCTGCGAAGAGTCGTACCCGATCGTCGACAGTTTCGTCGGCTTCCGGTCATCGATCCGCGACGGCGAGATCTCGGTTCCGCTCATCCCGGCCGGCGAGCCGCTGCGTGCGGAATGCGAGCACTTCCTCGATTGCATCGTCGACGGCGCGAGGCCGCTGTCGGGCGCCGCCGAAAGCATCGCCGTCGTTCGCGTGCTCGAAGCCGTGGAACGGTCGCTGCGCGCCGGCTCCGCGGAGCAGCATGTCTCATGA
- a CDS encoding acyltransferase, with protein MSGKRGNTAGGAIIHPLALCESADVGEGTRVWAFAHVMPGARIGSRCNLGEGVFVESGVTVGNDVTIKNGVALYDGVTLEDDVFIGPNAVFTNDLRPRSGAHKKSAAKFLATRVARGASIGANATIVCGVTVGSYAMIAAGAVVTHDVPPHALAVGVPARATGWVCACGDKLATKGTVFVCECGRRWTPATNGGLTDAS; from the coding sequence ATGAGCGGGAAACGCGGGAACACGGCGGGCGGTGCGATCATCCATCCGCTCGCGCTCTGCGAGAGCGCGGACGTCGGCGAGGGCACGCGCGTCTGGGCGTTCGCGCACGTCATGCCGGGTGCGCGCATCGGCTCGCGATGCAATCTGGGTGAAGGCGTCTTCGTGGAATCCGGAGTGACGGTCGGGAACGACGTGACCATAAAAAACGGCGTGGCTCTCTATGACGGCGTAACGCTGGAAGACGACGTTTTCATCGGACCGAACGCGGTCTTCACCAACGATCTTCGGCCGCGCTCGGGCGCACACAAGAAGTCGGCCGCGAAGTTTCTCGCCACGCGCGTTGCCCGCGGCGCCAGCATCGGCGCCAACGCGACGATCGTCTGCGGCGTCACTGTCGGTTCGTATGCGATGATCGCGGCCGGCGCGGTCGTGACGCACGACGTTCCGCCGCATGCGCTGGCCGTCGGCGTGCCTGCGCGCGCTACGGGCTGGGTCTGCGCATGCGGTGACAAGCTCGCCACCAAAGGCACGGTCTTCGTCTGCGAATGCGGGCGCCGCTGGACGCCGGCAACCAACGGCGGCCTCACGGACGCGTCGTGA
- a CDS encoding DegT/DnrJ/EryC1/StrS family aminotransferase, with protein sequence MSAIPLVDLSAQWESIRAEAEPAMAEVLASGAFILGPAVERFETAFATWVGAAHAVGVGSGTDAVELSLRACGIGAGDDVLVPVNTFVASAIGVLRAGANPVYVDCDERTFLIDLDAAARARTPRVRALLPVHLYGRLCDPDALRAFCSANDWLLIEDAAQAHGANSAAGRAGSCGMAAAFSFYPGKNLGAAGDGGAVTTSDPDVASRLRALRNYGSPRKYEHPAFGVNSRLDSLQAALLDVKLRRIDAWNASRRRLARAYDERLRGIEGLVLPEIPTGEEHVFHLYVVRVPARLRDGVMRAMGAAGIGAGIHYPAPVAFLPAVGATPTPGDFPVAERVAGEIVSLPLYPEMPEASVDRVCEVLRSAIA encoded by the coding sequence GTGAGCGCGATTCCTCTCGTCGACCTCAGCGCGCAGTGGGAGTCGATTCGCGCCGAAGCCGAACCGGCGATGGCCGAGGTCCTGGCTTCGGGCGCGTTCATTCTCGGTCCGGCGGTCGAACGTTTCGAAACGGCTTTTGCGACGTGGGTCGGGGCAGCGCATGCGGTCGGAGTCGGCAGCGGCACCGACGCCGTCGAGCTTAGCCTGCGGGCCTGCGGCATCGGCGCAGGCGACGACGTGCTCGTGCCCGTGAACACGTTCGTCGCGAGCGCCATCGGCGTGCTGCGTGCCGGCGCGAATCCGGTCTACGTCGACTGCGACGAGAGAACGTTCCTTATCGATCTCGATGCGGCAGCGCGCGCGCGGACGCCGCGTGTTCGCGCGCTGCTTCCCGTTCATCTCTATGGCCGGCTGTGCGATCCGGATGCGCTGCGTGCGTTCTGCAGCGCAAACGATTGGCTGCTGATCGAAGACGCTGCGCAGGCGCACGGCGCCAATAGTGCGGCTGGTCGCGCCGGATCGTGCGGAATGGCTGCGGCGTTCAGTTTCTATCCCGGAAAGAATCTCGGGGCCGCCGGCGACGGTGGCGCCGTGACGACGAGCGATCCAGACGTCGCGAGCCGCCTTCGGGCGCTGCGCAACTACGGCTCACCCCGCAAGTACGAGCACCCGGCGTTCGGCGTCAACAGCCGGCTCGATTCGCTTCAGGCGGCGCTGCTCGACGTGAAGTTGCGGCGCATCGATGCGTGGAATGCGTCGCGCCGCCGGCTCGCGCGTGCATACGACGAGCGGCTTCGCGGCATCGAAGGCCTCGTGCTGCCGGAGATTCCTACCGGTGAAGAGCACGTCTTCCATCTCTACGTGGTGCGGGTTCCGGCGCGGCTTCGCGATGGCGTCATGCGTGCGATGGGTGCGGCCGGCATCGGCGCCGGCATCCATTATCCGGCGCCGGTCGCGTTCCTTCCCGCGGTCGGCGCGACGCCGACGCCCGGTGACTTTCCGGTTGCCGAACGCGTTGCCGGCGAGATCGTGAGCCTGCCGCTGTATCCGGAAATGCCCGAAGCGTCAGTCGATCGCGTCTGCGAGGTGCTGCGGTCGGCGATTGCGTAG
- a CDS encoding DUF4112 domain-containing protein translates to MDRSDPLRTRQGEPIPDWAERLVLFLDDGYVIPGTGFRVGFDAIVGLVPGIGDLLTTASSLSLVWLAQQRGASRSVITRMLANLAIDAMVGAVPVLGDLFDVVFKANRRNLELLQRYDKAPKEARKKDAVFVVMVVAGIILLLTVPITLAILIVKFLTD, encoded by the coding sequence ATGGACCGAAGTGATCCGCTGCGCACCCGGCAGGGCGAACCCATCCCGGACTGGGCGGAGCGTCTCGTGCTGTTCCTGGACGACGGCTACGTGATTCCCGGGACGGGCTTCCGGGTGGGCTTCGACGCGATCGTCGGCCTCGTTCCGGGCATCGGAGACCTGCTGACGACGGCGAGCAGCTTGTCGCTCGTCTGGCTCGCGCAGCAACGAGGCGCGTCGAGGTCCGTGATCACGCGCATGCTCGCCAATCTCGCTATCGACGCAATGGTCGGCGCGGTGCCGGTGCTCGGCGACCTGTTCGACGTCGTGTTCAAGGCGAACCGCCGAAACCTCGAGCTTCTCCAGCGTTACGACAAGGCTCCAAAGGAGGCGCGCAAGAAGGACGCAGTCTTCGTCGTCATGGTCGTCGCCGGAATCATCCTGCTGCTCACGGTGCCGATCACGCTCGCGATCCTGATCGTGAAGTTTCTTACGGACTGA
- a CDS encoding SRPBCC family protein: MTKHDETPDSIQKKITLRAPRSRVWRAISDAKEFGTWFGVEFEGPFVAGKALKGRIVPTKVDPEVAKLQEPHTGLPFDWTVEAIEPEQWISFRWHPFGIDKARDYSHEPKTLIVFELEDSEDGTVLTITESGFRSIPLDRRAQAFAANDGGWEHQTRLLEKYLALHAA; this comes from the coding sequence ATGACGAAGCACGACGAAACGCCGGACAGCATTCAGAAGAAAATCACGCTGCGTGCACCACGAAGCCGCGTGTGGCGCGCGATCAGTGATGCGAAGGAATTCGGAACCTGGTTCGGGGTCGAGTTCGAGGGGCCGTTCGTCGCAGGCAAAGCCCTCAAGGGCCGGATCGTTCCGACCAAAGTCGACCCGGAAGTCGCGAAGCTGCAGGAGCCGCACACCGGTTTGCCGTTCGACTGGACCGTCGAAGCCATCGAGCCGGAGCAATGGATTTCGTTTCGCTGGCATCCGTTCGGGATCGACAAGGCCCGTGACTACTCGCACGAGCCGAAAACACTGATCGTCTTCGAGCTCGAGGATTCGGAGGACGGGACGGTCCTGACGATTACGGAATCCGGCTTCCGCAGCATTCCGCTCGATCGGCGCGCACAGGCGTTCGCTGCGAACGACGGCGGCTGGGAGCACCAGACGAGGCTCCTCGAAAAGTACCTGGCACTGCATGCCGCGTAG
- a CDS encoding metalloregulator ArsR/SmtB family transcription factor, translated as MPRSAPTRSVAQAAPVFAALGDETRLRVVARLCEEGPLSISKLTEGVDVTRQAVTKHLQVLESAGLVKSARDGRENVYELQPRRLAKAQQLLALISEEWDGTLERLRAFVEDR; from the coding sequence ATGCCGCGTAGCGCGCCGACTCGAAGCGTTGCGCAGGCAGCGCCGGTCTTCGCCGCGCTCGGCGACGAAACCCGCCTGCGCGTGGTTGCGCGCCTGTGCGAGGAAGGTCCGCTGTCGATCTCGAAGCTGACCGAAGGCGTCGACGTCACGCGGCAGGCCGTAACGAAGCACCTTCAGGTCCTCGAAAGCGCGGGGCTGGTCAAAAGCGCACGCGACGGCCGCGAAAACGTCTACGAGCTGCAGCCGCGCCGCCTCGCGAAGGCGCAGCAGCTTCTCGCCCTGATCTCCGAGGAATGGGACGGCACACTCGAACGGCTGCGCGCGTTCGTCGAGGACCGGTAG
- a CDS encoding winged helix-turn-helix domain-containing protein, whose product MIYLFDAFELDRTKVELRRDGNTVAVEPQVFALLLLLVENRDRLVTRDEIIEKVWDGRIVSDSALDSRVKSARRALGDDGKAQRFIRTIHGQGFRFVAEVREAAAAAIEAVEAPAPETAKPSIAVLPFRLIGDAGPYAAIADGLADEMIAELSRMRWIFVIARGSSFRFRSPAPDPAEIGMLLGVRYCLSGTVELGGAKLVVTVQLTDTRDSGVVWADRFVSGLADLHDTRSMILARVVAALELQIPLNEARAARLIAPENLDAWSAYHLGLQHMFRFNRADNAEAGRLFERAAREDPQFSRAHAGLSFVHFQNAFLRYSADHDGEVALAHRHAERSVELDPFDPFANLTMGRSFWLDGQLDAGFSWVERATAISPNYAQAVYARAWTHALSGRGPEGREDADTAMSLSPLDPLYYAMAATRALSHVVCGDEAEAAAWGERAARSPGAHVLIAVIAVACHSLAGDRTRAEAWAANVHARSDANVGEAFFRSFPFTDAAVRERVAAALSRFGI is encoded by the coding sequence ATGATCTATCTGTTCGACGCATTCGAGCTCGACCGCACGAAGGTCGAGCTTCGCCGCGACGGGAACACCGTCGCGGTCGAGCCGCAGGTCTTCGCGCTCCTCCTGCTCCTTGTCGAGAATCGCGACCGTCTCGTGACTCGCGACGAGATCATCGAGAAGGTCTGGGACGGCCGCATCGTGTCGGACTCTGCGCTCGACAGCCGTGTGAAGTCCGCGCGCCGCGCGCTCGGCGACGACGGCAAGGCCCAGCGCTTCATCCGCACGATTCACGGACAGGGATTCCGTTTCGTTGCCGAGGTTCGTGAGGCGGCGGCTGCCGCAATCGAAGCGGTCGAAGCGCCCGCGCCGGAGACCGCCAAGCCGTCGATCGCGGTTCTGCCGTTTCGGCTGATCGGTGACGCCGGCCCGTACGCGGCCATCGCCGACGGTCTTGCCGACGAAATGATCGCCGAGCTGTCGCGCATGCGCTGGATCTTCGTCATCGCCAGAGGATCATCGTTCCGCTTCCGTTCACCGGCTCCCGACCCCGCGGAGATCGGCATGCTTCTCGGCGTCCGCTACTGCCTGTCGGGGACGGTCGAGCTCGGCGGTGCGAAGCTCGTGGTGACGGTTCAGCTCACCGACACGCGGGACTCGGGCGTAGTGTGGGCCGACCGCTTCGTATCCGGGCTCGCCGACCTGCACGACACGCGCTCGATGATTCTTGCGCGCGTCGTCGCCGCCCTCGAGCTGCAGATTCCGCTCAACGAAGCCCGGGCCGCACGCCTTATCGCACCGGAGAATCTCGACGCATGGTCGGCTTACCACCTGGGCCTGCAGCACATGTTCCGTTTCAATCGCGCCGACAACGCCGAAGCCGGGCGGTTGTTCGAGCGCGCGGCCCGCGAGGATCCGCAATTTTCGCGCGCACATGCGGGACTCTCGTTCGTGCACTTCCAGAATGCGTTTCTGCGCTACTCGGCCGATCACGACGGCGAAGTCGCGCTTGCGCACCGCCATGCCGAGCGCAGCGTCGAGCTGGATCCGTTCGATCCGTTCGCGAACCTCACGATGGGGCGAAGCTTCTGGCTCGACGGGCAGCTCGACGCGGGATTTTCCTGGGTCGAGCGCGCGACGGCAATCAGTCCAAATTATGCGCAGGCGGTTTACGCTCGCGCGTGGACGCACGCGTTGTCGGGTCGCGGGCCGGAAGGACGCGAGGACGCCGACACGGCGATGTCGCTGAGCCCGCTCGACCCGCTGTACTACGCAATGGCTGCGACGCGTGCGCTATCGCACGTGGTTTGCGGCGACGAAGCCGAAGCGGCGGCCTGGGGCGAGCGGGCCGCTCGATCGCCAGGCGCGCATGTCCTGATCGCGGTCATCGCGGTTGCGTGCCATTCGCTTGCCGGCGACCGCACTCGCGCTGAAGCATGGGCGGCCAACGTGCACGCTCGCAGCGACGCGAATGTCGGTGAGGCGTTCTTCCGGTCGTTTCCATTCACCGACGCGGCCGTTCGCGAGCGCGTAGCAGCCGCGCTTTCGCGATTCGGGATCTGA
- a CDS encoding tautomerase family protein, translating to MPLVTIDVIKNVFTPGQKKELVEKVTEAMISVEGEGMRPVTWVRINEFEQGDWAIGGKSLKAADVHALTAGKAA from the coding sequence ATGCCACTGGTCACAATCGATGTAATCAAGAACGTTTTCACGCCCGGCCAGAAAAAGGAGCTCGTCGAGAAGGTCACCGAAGCGATGATCAGCGTGGAAGGTGAGGGCATGCGGCCGGTCACCTGGGTCCGGATCAACGAATTCGAGCAGGGCGACTGGGCCATCGGCGGCAAATCCCTGAAGGCAGCCGACGTGCACGCGCTGACAGCCGGAAAAGCAGCCTAG
- a CDS encoding SUMF1/EgtB/PvdO family nonheme iron enzyme, with amino-acid sequence MTRLAQKLRPAIGILATLAVGIAATLTTVTTVHAHRAALKRCNADAVIAGTVCVDLYEASVWRVPDPTTANTLLVRSIQRGEATRADLVAAGAVELGTAGDDYGDCRDDGQQCADDIYAVSLPSEIPSAQITWFQAGEACANSGKRLPTSAEWQVAADGTPDPGPDDGVLDCNSTSGTRTRGGERAACVSARGAFDMVGNVAEWTADWAPASTTCPTWGSFSNDEMCLAGASEDKTGPGVVIRGGWFSSGALAGPLAVFGAAQPYHSSGNLGFRCVR; translated from the coding sequence ATGACACGTCTTGCGCAAAAGCTTCGCCCTGCGATCGGGATCCTCGCCACGCTCGCGGTCGGCATCGCAGCTACGCTCACCACGGTCACCACGGTTCACGCTCACCGCGCCGCGCTCAAGCGATGCAATGCGGATGCGGTGATTGCCGGCACCGTGTGCGTGGATCTCTACGAAGCGAGCGTCTGGCGCGTGCCCGATCCGACCACCGCAAACACGCTGCTCGTGCGGTCGATTCAGCGAGGTGAGGCGACCCGCGCCGATCTCGTCGCAGCCGGCGCCGTCGAGCTCGGCACGGCAGGAGATGACTACGGTGACTGCCGTGACGACGGACAGCAATGTGCCGACGACATCTACGCCGTAAGCCTTCCGTCGGAGATCCCGTCCGCGCAGATCACGTGGTTCCAGGCGGGCGAGGCATGCGCGAACTCCGGCAAACGATTGCCGACGAGCGCGGAGTGGCAGGTCGCCGCCGACGGCACGCCGGATCCGGGTCCGGACGACGGCGTGCTCGACTGCAACAGCACGAGCGGCACGAGGACGCGTGGAGGCGAGCGCGCGGCCTGCGTTTCGGCGCGCGGAGCGTTCGACATGGTCGGAAACGTGGCGGAGTGGACCGCAGACTGGGCGCCCGCGTCCACCACCTGTCCGACGTGGGGCAGCTTCAGCAACGACGAGATGTGCCTGGCCGGCGCCAGCGAGGACAAGACCGGTCCGGGCGTCGTGATCCGCGGCGGCTGGTTCTCGAGCGGCGCTCTGGCCGGTCCGCTCGCGGTCTTCGGCGCTGCGCAGCCGTACCACTCGAGCGGCAACCTCGGATTCCGCTGCGTGCGATGA